One Alnus glutinosa chromosome 3, dhAlnGlut1.1, whole genome shotgun sequence genomic region harbors:
- the LOC133862752 gene encoding L10-interacting MYB domain-containing protein isoform X2, with the protein MSPENLPSQAFFFVSLPAFAFEERSGTVITFLLKARPVQRRGSFECRRIAIEESMSHLPTGKATWTPAFHKIFLDLCIEQTLKGNKPGTHFTKEGWRNIVESFYEKTGSSYDKKQMKNHWSLTKEQWKVWVKLIGDSSMKWDPETKLLGASREDWANYIKANPEAAQFRFKELQFTDKLEIVFDGTINAGDMKASTRRKRKNGSLTSSLLRSKEQRIMSPDTKTEHLCDDETRSALMVQSTQGATIASEQSMSSSSPRKAKAIWMPDSHKIFIDLCLEQTLKGNKPGTHFTKQGWRSIVESFQKKTGLDYERLQLKNHWDITKEHWKVWSKLIGTTSMKWDPNTNNFGASEEDWANYLQANPEAAQFRFRELELADKLETIFDAMTITGESEPASQRRKYNDALTTYWLHNKESVVLKPDEKPEPLCDAVESRDAVMIQRSAQRVPSTQGKLSYSIGECIDCLDGMEEVEQGSDLYLFALDIFLKKEYREVFLQLKKPSVRIAWLQRLQSLGPPL; encoded by the exons ATGTCCCCGGAAAATCTTCCGTCTCAGgcgtttttctttgtttcactCCCTGCTTTCGCGTTTGAGGAACGCTCAGGAACTGTCATCACCTTTCTTCTCAAAGCTCGGCCCGTGCAAAGACGCGGTTCTTTTGAATGCAG AAGAATTGCAATTGAAGAAAGTATGTCTCACTTACCAACTGGAAAAGCCACATGGACGCCTGCCTTCCACAAAATATTTCTTGATCTATGTATTGAACAAACGTTAAAAGGGAATAAGCCTGGGACGCATTTTACTAAGGAGGGTTGGAGGAATATCGTCGAATCATTTTATGAAAAGACTGGTTCTAGTTATGATAAGAAACAAATGAAGAATCACTGGTCATTAACCAAGGAACAATGGAAAGTGTGGGTTAAGCTAATTGGTGATAGTAGTATGAAATGGGATCCAGAAACCAAGCTATTGGGTGCTAGCAGGGAAGACTGGGCTAACTATATAAAG GCAAACCCAGAAGCTGCACAATTTCGATTCAAGGAACTCCAGTTTACTGACAAATTGGAAATTGTTTTTGATGGAACAATAAATGCTGGAGACATGAAAGCTTCGACTAGGCGTAAGAGGAAGAATGGTAGTTTGACCTCCTCCCTTTTGCGCAGTAAAGAGCAAAGAATAATGTCACCGGATACGAAGACTGAGCATCTATGTGATGATGAAACGAGAAGTGCTCTTATGGTTCAGTCTACTCAGGGCGCAACAATTGCAAGTGAACAAAGTATGTCTAGCTCATCCCCTCGAAAGGCAAAAGCCATTTGGATGCCTGACTCCCACAAAATATTCATTGATCTATGTCTAGAACAGACATTAAAGGGGAATAAACCTGGAACACATTTTACTAAGCAGGGTTGGAGGAGCATTGTTGAATCATTTCAGAAAAAGACTGGTCTGGATTATGAGAGATTACAACTAAAGAATCATTGGGATATTACTAAGGAACACTGGAAAGTCTGGTCTAAGCTAATTGGCACTACTAGTATGAAGTGGGATCCAAACACCAATAATTTTGGTGCAAGTGAAGAAGATTGGGCAAATTATTTACAG GCAAACCCAGAAGCTGCGCAATTCCGCTTTAGGGAACTTGAGCTTGCTGACAAACTGGAGACCATCTTTGATGCAATGACAATTACTGGAGAGTCCGAACCTGCTAGTCAGCGTAGGAAGTATAACGATGCTTTGACAACATATTGGTTACATAACAAAGAATCAGTTGTACTGAAGCCAGATGAGAAACCTGAGCCTCTCTGTGATGCTGTTGAATCAAGAGATGCTGTAATGATTCAGAGAAGTGCTCAAAGAGTTCCATCTACACAAGGCAAACTCAGTTACAGTATTGGGGAGTGCATCGACTGTCTTGATGGGATGGAGGAAGTAGAACAAGGAAGTGACCTCTACTTGTTTGCCTTGGACATATTCCTGAAGAAGGAATACAGGGAAGTTTTTCTTCAACTTAAGAAACCTAGTGTAAGGATTGCATGGTTGCAGCGCTTACAATCACTTGGTCCACCTTTGTAA
- the LOC133863423 gene encoding glucan endo-1,3-beta-glucosidase 11, with protein sequence MAPSLSSSFFFFFSLALSFHFLSLLPTTTSLTTLGVTYFTPVTKPKPPPPDHIPTAVSYLGLTAIRILSPNPAITRAFTYTNTTLILTIPNPLVPPIAANRSNALRWLYVHVVPFYPRAKIAAISVGNDFLSASPPGALSSASVLLSAIRNIHLALRDLGIRRISVSTSFSFISLLTTSFPPSAAEFRPPVSETLIKPLLQFLRDTNSSFLINIFPYNVYRLNSEIPIGFALFQEHSFNFRDDLVTGVRYRNLFDMMVDAAISAMAVAGYENIPLVVAETGWPSSGGEASEVDANPAYAEMYLKGLVAHLRSGVGTPLRKEGVAEAYIYELFDDEEVRQGTTLPKRNWGILYPNMTKKYKIDFSGSLSTGEGCALVRVGILLVFALLHLLSF encoded by the coding sequence ATGGCTCCTTctctctcctcctccttcttcttcttcttcagtctCGCACTCTCCTTCCACTTCCTCTCCCTCCTCCCAACCACCACCTCGCTCACCACCCTGGGCGTCACCTACTTCACCCCCGTCACCAAGCCCAAGCCTCCGCCACCTGACCACATCCCCACCGCTGTCTCCTACCTCGGCCTCACCGCCATCCGCATCCTCAGCCCCAACCCAGCCATCACCCGCGCCTTCACCTACACCAACACCACCCTCATCCTCACCATCCCCAACCCCCTCGTCCCACCCATCGCCGCCAACCGCTCTAACGCCCTCCGCTGGCTCTACGTCCACGTCGTCCCCTTCTACCCGCGCGCCAAGATCGCCGCCATCTCCGTTGGCAATGACTTCCTGTCCGCCTCCCCACCTGGCGCCCTCTCCTCCGCATCCGTCCTCCTCTCCGCCATTCGAAACATCCACCTGGCGCTCCGCGACCTCGGCATCCGTAGGATCTCCGTCTCCACCTCCTTCTCCTTCATCAGCCTCCTCACGACTTCGTTTCCCCCCTCCGCCGCCGAGTTCCGCCCCCCGGTCTCCGAGACACTCATCAAGCCGTTGCTTCAGTTCCTCAGGGACACCAACTCCTCCTTCTTGATCAACATCTTCCCGTACAACGTCTACCGTTTGAACTCCGAGATTCCCATTGGCTTCGCTCTGTTCCAGGAGCACTCGTTCAATTTCCGCGACGATTTGGTCACCGGCGTTCGCTATCGGAATCTTTTTGATATGATGGTCGATGCGGCTATTAGCGCCATGGCTGTGGCGGGATATGAGAACATCCCGTTGGTTGTGGCGGAGACCGGGTGGCCGAGCTCCGGCGGGGAAGCCAGTGAGGTCGATGCCAACCCGGCCTACGCGGAGATGTACCTTAAGGGCCTGGTGGCGCATTTGAGATCGGGAGTTGGAACGCCGTTGAGGAAGGAAGGGGTGGCGGAGGCTTACATATACGAGCTGTTCGACGATGAGGAGGTGAGGCAGGGGACGACTCTGCCTAAGCGCAACTGGGGGATTCTCTACCCCAATATGACTAAGAAATACAAGATTGACTTCTCTGGGTCACTCAGCACCGGTGAGGGGTGTGCTTTGGTGAGAGTTGGGATTCTCTTGGTCTTTGCTCTCTTGCATTTGCTCAGCTTTTGA
- the LOC133862752 gene encoding L10-interacting MYB domain-containing protein isoform X6, with protein sequence MSHLPTGKATWTPAFHKIFLDLCIEQTLKGNKPGTHFTKEGWRNIVESFYEKTGSSYDKKQMKNHWSLTKEQWKVWVKLIGDSSMKWDPETKLLGASREDWANYIKANPEAAQFRFKELQFTDKLEIVFDGTINAGDMKASTRRKRKNGSLTSSLLRSKEQRIMSPDTKTEHLCDDETRSALMVQSTQGATIASEQSMSSSSPRKAKAIWMPDSHKIFIDLCLEQTLKGNKPGTHFTKQGWRSIVESFQKKTGLDYERLQLKNHWDITKEHWKVWSKLIGTTSMKWDPNTNNFGASEEDWANYLQANPEAAQFRFRELELADKLETIFDAMTITGESEPASQRRKYNDALTTYWLHNKESVVLKPDEKPEPLCDAVESRDAVMIQRSAQRVPSTQGKLSYSIGECIDCLDGMEEVEQGSDLYLFALDIFLKKEYREVFLQLKKPSVRIAWLQRLQSLGPPL encoded by the exons ATGTCTCACTTACCAACTGGAAAAGCCACATGGACGCCTGCCTTCCACAAAATATTTCTTGATCTATGTATTGAACAAACGTTAAAAGGGAATAAGCCTGGGACGCATTTTACTAAGGAGGGTTGGAGGAATATCGTCGAATCATTTTATGAAAAGACTGGTTCTAGTTATGATAAGAAACAAATGAAGAATCACTGGTCATTAACCAAGGAACAATGGAAAGTGTGGGTTAAGCTAATTGGTGATAGTAGTATGAAATGGGATCCAGAAACCAAGCTATTGGGTGCTAGCAGGGAAGACTGGGCTAACTATATAAAG GCAAACCCAGAAGCTGCACAATTTCGATTCAAGGAACTCCAGTTTACTGACAAATTGGAAATTGTTTTTGATGGAACAATAAATGCTGGAGACATGAAAGCTTCGACTAGGCGTAAGAGGAAGAATGGTAGTTTGACCTCCTCCCTTTTGCGCAGTAAAGAGCAAAGAATAATGTCACCGGATACGAAGACTGAGCATCTATGTGATGATGAAACGAGAAGTGCTCTTATGGTTCAGTCTACTCAGGGCGCAACAATTGCAAGTGAACAAAGTATGTCTAGCTCATCCCCTCGAAAGGCAAAAGCCATTTGGATGCCTGACTCCCACAAAATATTCATTGATCTATGTCTAGAACAGACATTAAAGGGGAATAAACCTGGAACACATTTTACTAAGCAGGGTTGGAGGAGCATTGTTGAATCATTTCAGAAAAAGACTGGTCTGGATTATGAGAGATTACAACTAAAGAATCATTGGGATATTACTAAGGAACACTGGAAAGTCTGGTCTAAGCTAATTGGCACTACTAGTATGAAGTGGGATCCAAACACCAATAATTTTGGTGCAAGTGAAGAAGATTGGGCAAATTATTTACAG GCAAACCCAGAAGCTGCGCAATTCCGCTTTAGGGAACTTGAGCTTGCTGACAAACTGGAGACCATCTTTGATGCAATGACAATTACTGGAGAGTCCGAACCTGCTAGTCAGCGTAGGAAGTATAACGATGCTTTGACAACATATTGGTTACATAACAAAGAATCAGTTGTACTGAAGCCAGATGAGAAACCTGAGCCTCTCTGTGATGCTGTTGAATCAAGAGATGCTGTAATGATTCAGAGAAGTGCTCAAAGAGTTCCATCTACACAAGGCAAACTCAGTTACAGTATTGGGGAGTGCATCGACTGTCTTGATGGGATGGAGGAAGTAGAACAAGGAAGTGACCTCTACTTGTTTGCCTTGGACATATTCCTGAAGAAGGAATACAGGGAAGTTTTTCTTCAACTTAAGAAACCTAGTGTAAGGATTGCATGGTTGCAGCGCTTACAATCACTTGGTCCACCTTTGTAA
- the LOC133862752 gene encoding L10-interacting MYB domain-containing protein isoform X4: MSSSCIYEPHIGEHKYSRLLRRIAIEESMSHLPTGKATWTPAFHKIFLDLCIEQTLKGNKPGTHFTKEGWRNIVESFYEKTGSSYDKKQMKNHWSLTKEQWKVWVKLIGDSSMKWDPETKLLGASREDWANYIKANPEAAQFRFKELQFTDKLEIVFDGTINAGDMKASTRRKRKNGSLTSSLLRSKEQRIMSPDTKTEHLCDDETRSALMVQSTQGATIASEQSMSSSSPRKAKAIWMPDSHKIFIDLCLEQTLKGNKPGTHFTKQGWRSIVESFQKKTGLDYERLQLKNHWDITKEHWKVWSKLIGTTSMKWDPNTNNFGASEEDWANYLQANPEAAQFRFRELELADKLETIFDAMTITGESEPASQRRKYNDALTTYWLHNKESVVLKPDEKPEPLCDAVESRDAVMIQRSAQRVPSTQGKLSYSIGECIDCLDGMEEVEQGSDLYLFALDIFLKKEYREVFLQLKKPSVRIAWLQRLQSLGPPL; encoded by the exons AT GAGTTCCAGTTGTATCTATGAACCCCACATCGGAGAACATAAATACAGTCGTTTGCTAAG AAGAATTGCAATTGAAGAAAGTATGTCTCACTTACCAACTGGAAAAGCCACATGGACGCCTGCCTTCCACAAAATATTTCTTGATCTATGTATTGAACAAACGTTAAAAGGGAATAAGCCTGGGACGCATTTTACTAAGGAGGGTTGGAGGAATATCGTCGAATCATTTTATGAAAAGACTGGTTCTAGTTATGATAAGAAACAAATGAAGAATCACTGGTCATTAACCAAGGAACAATGGAAAGTGTGGGTTAAGCTAATTGGTGATAGTAGTATGAAATGGGATCCAGAAACCAAGCTATTGGGTGCTAGCAGGGAAGACTGGGCTAACTATATAAAG GCAAACCCAGAAGCTGCACAATTTCGATTCAAGGAACTCCAGTTTACTGACAAATTGGAAATTGTTTTTGATGGAACAATAAATGCTGGAGACATGAAAGCTTCGACTAGGCGTAAGAGGAAGAATGGTAGTTTGACCTCCTCCCTTTTGCGCAGTAAAGAGCAAAGAATAATGTCACCGGATACGAAGACTGAGCATCTATGTGATGATGAAACGAGAAGTGCTCTTATGGTTCAGTCTACTCAGGGCGCAACAATTGCAAGTGAACAAAGTATGTCTAGCTCATCCCCTCGAAAGGCAAAAGCCATTTGGATGCCTGACTCCCACAAAATATTCATTGATCTATGTCTAGAACAGACATTAAAGGGGAATAAACCTGGAACACATTTTACTAAGCAGGGTTGGAGGAGCATTGTTGAATCATTTCAGAAAAAGACTGGTCTGGATTATGAGAGATTACAACTAAAGAATCATTGGGATATTACTAAGGAACACTGGAAAGTCTGGTCTAAGCTAATTGGCACTACTAGTATGAAGTGGGATCCAAACACCAATAATTTTGGTGCAAGTGAAGAAGATTGGGCAAATTATTTACAG GCAAACCCAGAAGCTGCGCAATTCCGCTTTAGGGAACTTGAGCTTGCTGACAAACTGGAGACCATCTTTGATGCAATGACAATTACTGGAGAGTCCGAACCTGCTAGTCAGCGTAGGAAGTATAACGATGCTTTGACAACATATTGGTTACATAACAAAGAATCAGTTGTACTGAAGCCAGATGAGAAACCTGAGCCTCTCTGTGATGCTGTTGAATCAAGAGATGCTGTAATGATTCAGAGAAGTGCTCAAAGAGTTCCATCTACACAAGGCAAACTCAGTTACAGTATTGGGGAGTGCATCGACTGTCTTGATGGGATGGAGGAAGTAGAACAAGGAAGTGACCTCTACTTGTTTGCCTTGGACATATTCCTGAAGAAGGAATACAGGGAAGTTTTTCTTCAACTTAAGAAACCTAGTGTAAGGATTGCATGGTTGCAGCGCTTACAATCACTTGGTCCACCTTTGTAA
- the LOC133862752 gene encoding L10-interacting MYB domain-containing protein isoform X3, translating into MSPENLPSQAFFFVSLPAFAFEERSGTVITFLLKARPVQRRGSFECRIAIEESMSHLPTGKATWTPAFHKIFLDLCIEQTLKGNKPGTHFTKEGWRNIVESFYEKTGSSYDKKQMKNHWSLTKEQWKVWVKLIGDSSMKWDPETKLLGASREDWANYIKANPEAAQFRFKELQFTDKLEIVFDGTINAGDMKASTRRKRKNGSLTSSLLRSKEQRIMSPDTKTEHLCDDETRSALMVQSTQGATIASEQSMSSSSPRKAKAIWMPDSHKIFIDLCLEQTLKGNKPGTHFTKQGWRSIVESFQKKTGLDYERLQLKNHWDITKEHWKVWSKLIGTTSMKWDPNTNNFGASEEDWANYLQANPEAAQFRFRELELADKLETIFDAMTITGESEPASQRRKYNDALTTYWLHNKESVVLKPDEKPEPLCDAVESRDAVMIQRSAQRVPSTQGKLSYSIGECIDCLDGMEEVEQGSDLYLFALDIFLKKEYREVFLQLKKPSVRIAWLQRLQSLGPPL; encoded by the exons ATGTCCCCGGAAAATCTTCCGTCTCAGgcgtttttctttgtttcactCCCTGCTTTCGCGTTTGAGGAACGCTCAGGAACTGTCATCACCTTTCTTCTCAAAGCTCGGCCCGTGCAAAGACGCGGTTCTTTTGAATGCAG AATTGCAATTGAAGAAAGTATGTCTCACTTACCAACTGGAAAAGCCACATGGACGCCTGCCTTCCACAAAATATTTCTTGATCTATGTATTGAACAAACGTTAAAAGGGAATAAGCCTGGGACGCATTTTACTAAGGAGGGTTGGAGGAATATCGTCGAATCATTTTATGAAAAGACTGGTTCTAGTTATGATAAGAAACAAATGAAGAATCACTGGTCATTAACCAAGGAACAATGGAAAGTGTGGGTTAAGCTAATTGGTGATAGTAGTATGAAATGGGATCCAGAAACCAAGCTATTGGGTGCTAGCAGGGAAGACTGGGCTAACTATATAAAG GCAAACCCAGAAGCTGCACAATTTCGATTCAAGGAACTCCAGTTTACTGACAAATTGGAAATTGTTTTTGATGGAACAATAAATGCTGGAGACATGAAAGCTTCGACTAGGCGTAAGAGGAAGAATGGTAGTTTGACCTCCTCCCTTTTGCGCAGTAAAGAGCAAAGAATAATGTCACCGGATACGAAGACTGAGCATCTATGTGATGATGAAACGAGAAGTGCTCTTATGGTTCAGTCTACTCAGGGCGCAACAATTGCAAGTGAACAAAGTATGTCTAGCTCATCCCCTCGAAAGGCAAAAGCCATTTGGATGCCTGACTCCCACAAAATATTCATTGATCTATGTCTAGAACAGACATTAAAGGGGAATAAACCTGGAACACATTTTACTAAGCAGGGTTGGAGGAGCATTGTTGAATCATTTCAGAAAAAGACTGGTCTGGATTATGAGAGATTACAACTAAAGAATCATTGGGATATTACTAAGGAACACTGGAAAGTCTGGTCTAAGCTAATTGGCACTACTAGTATGAAGTGGGATCCAAACACCAATAATTTTGGTGCAAGTGAAGAAGATTGGGCAAATTATTTACAG GCAAACCCAGAAGCTGCGCAATTCCGCTTTAGGGAACTTGAGCTTGCTGACAAACTGGAGACCATCTTTGATGCAATGACAATTACTGGAGAGTCCGAACCTGCTAGTCAGCGTAGGAAGTATAACGATGCTTTGACAACATATTGGTTACATAACAAAGAATCAGTTGTACTGAAGCCAGATGAGAAACCTGAGCCTCTCTGTGATGCTGTTGAATCAAGAGATGCTGTAATGATTCAGAGAAGTGCTCAAAGAGTTCCATCTACACAAGGCAAACTCAGTTACAGTATTGGGGAGTGCATCGACTGTCTTGATGGGATGGAGGAAGTAGAACAAGGAAGTGACCTCTACTTGTTTGCCTTGGACATATTCCTGAAGAAGGAATACAGGGAAGTTTTTCTTCAACTTAAGAAACCTAGTGTAAGGATTGCATGGTTGCAGCGCTTACAATCACTTGGTCCACCTTTGTAA
- the LOC133862752 gene encoding L10-interacting MYB domain-containing protein isoform X5 — translation MQSTRRIAIEESMSHLPTGKATWTPAFHKIFLDLCIEQTLKGNKPGTHFTKEGWRNIVESFYEKTGSSYDKKQMKNHWSLTKEQWKVWVKLIGDSSMKWDPETKLLGASREDWANYIKANPEAAQFRFKELQFTDKLEIVFDGTINAGDMKASTRRKRKNGSLTSSLLRSKEQRIMSPDTKTEHLCDDETRSALMVQSTQGATIASEQSMSSSSPRKAKAIWMPDSHKIFIDLCLEQTLKGNKPGTHFTKQGWRSIVESFQKKTGLDYERLQLKNHWDITKEHWKVWSKLIGTTSMKWDPNTNNFGASEEDWANYLQANPEAAQFRFRELELADKLETIFDAMTITGESEPASQRRKYNDALTTYWLHNKESVVLKPDEKPEPLCDAVESRDAVMIQRSAQRVPSTQGKLSYSIGECIDCLDGMEEVEQGSDLYLFALDIFLKKEYREVFLQLKKPSVRIAWLQRLQSLGPPL, via the exons ATGCAG TCTACCAGAAGAATTGCAATTGAAGAAAGTATGTCTCACTTACCAACTGGAAAAGCCACATGGACGCCTGCCTTCCACAAAATATTTCTTGATCTATGTATTGAACAAACGTTAAAAGGGAATAAGCCTGGGACGCATTTTACTAAGGAGGGTTGGAGGAATATCGTCGAATCATTTTATGAAAAGACTGGTTCTAGTTATGATAAGAAACAAATGAAGAATCACTGGTCATTAACCAAGGAACAATGGAAAGTGTGGGTTAAGCTAATTGGTGATAGTAGTATGAAATGGGATCCAGAAACCAAGCTATTGGGTGCTAGCAGGGAAGACTGGGCTAACTATATAAAG GCAAACCCAGAAGCTGCACAATTTCGATTCAAGGAACTCCAGTTTACTGACAAATTGGAAATTGTTTTTGATGGAACAATAAATGCTGGAGACATGAAAGCTTCGACTAGGCGTAAGAGGAAGAATGGTAGTTTGACCTCCTCCCTTTTGCGCAGTAAAGAGCAAAGAATAATGTCACCGGATACGAAGACTGAGCATCTATGTGATGATGAAACGAGAAGTGCTCTTATGGTTCAGTCTACTCAGGGCGCAACAATTGCAAGTGAACAAAGTATGTCTAGCTCATCCCCTCGAAAGGCAAAAGCCATTTGGATGCCTGACTCCCACAAAATATTCATTGATCTATGTCTAGAACAGACATTAAAGGGGAATAAACCTGGAACACATTTTACTAAGCAGGGTTGGAGGAGCATTGTTGAATCATTTCAGAAAAAGACTGGTCTGGATTATGAGAGATTACAACTAAAGAATCATTGGGATATTACTAAGGAACACTGGAAAGTCTGGTCTAAGCTAATTGGCACTACTAGTATGAAGTGGGATCCAAACACCAATAATTTTGGTGCAAGTGAAGAAGATTGGGCAAATTATTTACAG GCAAACCCAGAAGCTGCGCAATTCCGCTTTAGGGAACTTGAGCTTGCTGACAAACTGGAGACCATCTTTGATGCAATGACAATTACTGGAGAGTCCGAACCTGCTAGTCAGCGTAGGAAGTATAACGATGCTTTGACAACATATTGGTTACATAACAAAGAATCAGTTGTACTGAAGCCAGATGAGAAACCTGAGCCTCTCTGTGATGCTGTTGAATCAAGAGATGCTGTAATGATTCAGAGAAGTGCTCAAAGAGTTCCATCTACACAAGGCAAACTCAGTTACAGTATTGGGGAGTGCATCGACTGTCTTGATGGGATGGAGGAAGTAGAACAAGGAAGTGACCTCTACTTGTTTGCCTTGGACATATTCCTGAAGAAGGAATACAGGGAAGTTTTTCTTCAACTTAAGAAACCTAGTGTAAGGATTGCATGGTTGCAGCGCTTACAATCACTTGGTCCACCTTTGTAA
- the LOC133862752 gene encoding L10-interacting MYB domain-containing protein isoform X1, translating to MSPENLPSQAFFFVSLPAFAFEERSGTVITFLLKARPVQRRGSFECRSSSCIYEPHIGEHKYSRLLRRIAIEESMSHLPTGKATWTPAFHKIFLDLCIEQTLKGNKPGTHFTKEGWRNIVESFYEKTGSSYDKKQMKNHWSLTKEQWKVWVKLIGDSSMKWDPETKLLGASREDWANYIKANPEAAQFRFKELQFTDKLEIVFDGTINAGDMKASTRRKRKNGSLTSSLLRSKEQRIMSPDTKTEHLCDDETRSALMVQSTQGATIASEQSMSSSSPRKAKAIWMPDSHKIFIDLCLEQTLKGNKPGTHFTKQGWRSIVESFQKKTGLDYERLQLKNHWDITKEHWKVWSKLIGTTSMKWDPNTNNFGASEEDWANYLQANPEAAQFRFRELELADKLETIFDAMTITGESEPASQRRKYNDALTTYWLHNKESVVLKPDEKPEPLCDAVESRDAVMIQRSAQRVPSTQGKLSYSIGECIDCLDGMEEVEQGSDLYLFALDIFLKKEYREVFLQLKKPSVRIAWLQRLQSLGPPL from the exons ATGTCCCCGGAAAATCTTCCGTCTCAGgcgtttttctttgtttcactCCCTGCTTTCGCGTTTGAGGAACGCTCAGGAACTGTCATCACCTTTCTTCTCAAAGCTCGGCCCGTGCAAAGACGCGGTTCTTTTGAATGCAG GAGTTCCAGTTGTATCTATGAACCCCACATCGGAGAACATAAATACAGTCGTTTGCTAAG AAGAATTGCAATTGAAGAAAGTATGTCTCACTTACCAACTGGAAAAGCCACATGGACGCCTGCCTTCCACAAAATATTTCTTGATCTATGTATTGAACAAACGTTAAAAGGGAATAAGCCTGGGACGCATTTTACTAAGGAGGGTTGGAGGAATATCGTCGAATCATTTTATGAAAAGACTGGTTCTAGTTATGATAAGAAACAAATGAAGAATCACTGGTCATTAACCAAGGAACAATGGAAAGTGTGGGTTAAGCTAATTGGTGATAGTAGTATGAAATGGGATCCAGAAACCAAGCTATTGGGTGCTAGCAGGGAAGACTGGGCTAACTATATAAAG GCAAACCCAGAAGCTGCACAATTTCGATTCAAGGAACTCCAGTTTACTGACAAATTGGAAATTGTTTTTGATGGAACAATAAATGCTGGAGACATGAAAGCTTCGACTAGGCGTAAGAGGAAGAATGGTAGTTTGACCTCCTCCCTTTTGCGCAGTAAAGAGCAAAGAATAATGTCACCGGATACGAAGACTGAGCATCTATGTGATGATGAAACGAGAAGTGCTCTTATGGTTCAGTCTACTCAGGGCGCAACAATTGCAAGTGAACAAAGTATGTCTAGCTCATCCCCTCGAAAGGCAAAAGCCATTTGGATGCCTGACTCCCACAAAATATTCATTGATCTATGTCTAGAACAGACATTAAAGGGGAATAAACCTGGAACACATTTTACTAAGCAGGGTTGGAGGAGCATTGTTGAATCATTTCAGAAAAAGACTGGTCTGGATTATGAGAGATTACAACTAAAGAATCATTGGGATATTACTAAGGAACACTGGAAAGTCTGGTCTAAGCTAATTGGCACTACTAGTATGAAGTGGGATCCAAACACCAATAATTTTGGTGCAAGTGAAGAAGATTGGGCAAATTATTTACAG GCAAACCCAGAAGCTGCGCAATTCCGCTTTAGGGAACTTGAGCTTGCTGACAAACTGGAGACCATCTTTGATGCAATGACAATTACTGGAGAGTCCGAACCTGCTAGTCAGCGTAGGAAGTATAACGATGCTTTGACAACATATTGGTTACATAACAAAGAATCAGTTGTACTGAAGCCAGATGAGAAACCTGAGCCTCTCTGTGATGCTGTTGAATCAAGAGATGCTGTAATGATTCAGAGAAGTGCTCAAAGAGTTCCATCTACACAAGGCAAACTCAGTTACAGTATTGGGGAGTGCATCGACTGTCTTGATGGGATGGAGGAAGTAGAACAAGGAAGTGACCTCTACTTGTTTGCCTTGGACATATTCCTGAAGAAGGAATACAGGGAAGTTTTTCTTCAACTTAAGAAACCTAGTGTAAGGATTGCATGGTTGCAGCGCTTACAATCACTTGGTCCACCTTTGTAA